The genomic stretch GGACGCCTTTGAACATGCGGGTGTCCGTGCCCGTGCGGGTCGGCCTTCGCCCGGGCGCCGCAGGTGTCGTCCGCGGCGCTCCCCCCTGCGTATCGCGAGAGAAGAAAGTGGTGGCATCCGTGCAGATTGCGCGTTTCGAAGGCAAGGCGGCAGTGGTCACCGGTGGCAGCCGGGGTATCGGCGCGGCCGTCGCAAGGCGACTGGCCGCCGAGGGAGCCTCGGTGGCGATCGGCTACCGGGGCAACCAGGAGGCGGCGGACGCCCTCGTCGCCGAGCTCACAAGCAACGGCGGACGGGCGATCGCCGTACAGGCCGATGTCGCCGACCCGCACCAGACGGGCGCGCTGATGGAGCGGGCGGTGGACGAGTTCGGCCGACTGGACGTGCTCGCCTCCTGCGCCGGCATCGAGCACTTCGACGCCCTGGAGAAGATCACCCCGGCCGACTTCGACCGCGTCTTCGCCGTCAACACCCGCGGGCAGCTGTTCGCCGCCCAGTACGCCGCCGCCCACATGCCAGAAGGCGGCCGGATCGTTCTGACGTCCTCCGTCAGCGCTTCGCGAGCGATCTTCGGCCATACCCTGTACGCCGCGAGCAAGGCAGCGGTGGAGTCGATGGTGCTGAACCTGTCCGCCGAACTCGGGCAGAAGAAGATCACCATCAACGCGATCGCCCCCGGCGGCACCGCCACCGACATGGCCGCAGAACATGGAACCAGCTATCAGCACCCCGAGCAGATCGGCAAGCTCTCCATGACCGACTGGCTCAACACCCAGGTCGCCCTCAAGCGGCTCGCGGAGCCGTCCGAGGTGGCCGCCGGGTACGCCTTCCTCGCCTCCGACGACGCGGCCTACATGACCGGGCGCACCCTCCAGCT from Streptomyces roseochromogenus subsp. oscitans DS 12.976 encodes the following:
- a CDS encoding SDR family NAD(P)-dependent oxidoreductase encodes the protein MQIARFEGKAAVVTGGSRGIGAAVARRLAAEGASVAIGYRGNQEAADALVAELTSNGGRAIAVQADVADPHQTGALMERAVDEFGRLDVLASCAGIEHFDALEKITPADFDRVFAVNTRGQLFAAQYAAAHMPEGGRIVLTSSVSASRAIFGHTLYAASKAAVESMVLNLSAELGQKKITINAIAPGGTATDMAAEHGTSYQHPEQIGKLSMTDWLNTQVALKRLAEPSEVAAGYAFLASDDAAYMTGRTLQLDGGLF